A window of Paenibacillus sp. 19GGS1-52 contains these coding sequences:
- the argB gene encoding acetylglutamate kinase, producing the protein MTQNTTNEIIEKKDTLSLFVMKCGGSTLAALPDSFFDDLRELQQAGVQPVIVHGGGPAISENLAKLGIESSFVNGLRVTTEAILDVVEMTLAGSINKAIVRRIQGRGGKALGLSGVDGNLIVARPIANSAEIGFVGEVVGVQAEIVTGILAMGYIPVIAPIGVDAAGQRYNINADTAAGAVASFVQSPKMIVVTDVPGIMRSVEGRKEVLPRVTIQQIEDLIDSGEIYGGMIPKVRAAMDCIQGNVSEVVIVDGKEPRVLSRVLQGEELGTRIVRR; encoded by the coding sequence ATGACGCAAAATACAACCAATGAAATTATAGAAAAGAAGGACACGTTGAGTTTATTCGTGATGAAATGCGGTGGCAGCACGCTGGCGGCACTGCCTGATTCATTCTTCGATGATTTGCGGGAACTGCAGCAAGCGGGCGTTCAGCCAGTCATTGTACACGGTGGAGGGCCGGCCATTTCTGAGAATCTAGCTAAGCTAGGTATTGAGAGCAGCTTCGTTAATGGTCTGCGGGTGACGACCGAGGCTATTCTGGATGTAGTAGAAATGACGCTCGCTGGAAGTATTAATAAAGCGATTGTACGGCGAATTCAAGGACGCGGGGGGAAAGCTCTGGGACTTTCGGGTGTCGATGGCAATCTTATTGTGGCTCGTCCGATAGCTAATAGTGCTGAGATAGGATTCGTTGGAGAGGTAGTTGGGGTACAGGCAGAGATTGTGACAGGTATCCTCGCTATGGGTTACATTCCTGTAATTGCACCTATTGGTGTGGATGCAGCAGGACAGCGCTATAATATTAATGCGGATACAGCAGCAGGGGCCGTAGCCTCATTTGTACAGTCTCCTAAAATGATCGTAGTCACGGATGTGCCGGGTATTATGCGTTCGGTAGAAGGCCGGAAAGAAGTGCTTCCGAGAGTGACGATACAGCAAATTGAAGACTTAATTGACAGCGGCGAAATCTACGGCGGGATGATTCCCAAGGTGCGTGCAGCGATGGATTGTATCCAAGGAAATGTCTCGGAGGTCGTCATTGTCGATGGCAAAGAGCCGCGGGTGCTTAGCCGGGTGCTGCAGGGTGAAGAGCTGGGCACGCGGATCGTGCGACGATAA
- the argF gene encoding ornithine carbamoyltransferase — MSQGVQSDLQKIAKQLKGRDLLELNDYSTEEITYLIELAIELKRKQKNGEEYQPLKGKTIGLIFEKSSTRTRVSFEVGMYQLGGHALFLSSNDIQLGRGETIGDTAQVMSRYLDGIMIRTFGHDKVEELARFSSVPVINGLSDQAHPCQVLADYQTIYEHKGQLKGLKLAYIGDGNNMAHSLLIGGAKLGVHVSIAGPEGYEPDAAVVAEAREIAKETGALIVITRSPQEAVLDADIIYTDVWASMGFEAEQLAREAAFKDYQVNEELVKGAKSDYLFLHCLPAHREEEVSTGIIDGPNSVIFDQAENRLHAQKALMAALMG, encoded by the coding sequence ATGAGCCAGGGCGTACAGAGCGATCTGCAAAAGATTGCAAAGCAGCTGAAAGGCCGCGATTTACTGGAGCTGAACGACTACAGCACGGAAGAAATCACTTATTTGATTGAGCTGGCGATCGAACTGAAGCGTAAGCAGAAGAACGGTGAGGAATACCAGCCGCTGAAGGGGAAGACGATCGGACTTATTTTTGAGAAATCCTCCACACGTACACGTGTTTCATTCGAAGTTGGAATGTATCAACTCGGCGGACATGCGCTGTTCTTAAGCAGCAATGACATTCAACTCGGACGTGGGGAGACGATTGGTGATACAGCACAAGTAATGTCCCGTTATCTCGATGGAATCATGATCCGCACCTTCGGTCATGATAAAGTAGAGGAGCTTGCGCGTTTTTCCTCTGTTCCTGTAATCAATGGCCTTAGTGACCAAGCACATCCGTGCCAGGTACTGGCCGATTACCAGACAATCTATGAGCATAAGGGACAGCTTAAGGGCCTAAAGCTAGCATATATCGGGGACGGCAACAATATGGCGCATTCCCTCTTAATCGGCGGTGCCAAGTTGGGTGTGCATGTATCGATAGCTGGTCCGGAAGGTTATGAACCGGATGCTGCTGTTGTAGCAGAAGCTCGTGAGATCGCTAAGGAGACTGGTGCACTAATCGTGATCACCCGTAGTCCGCAGGAAGCGGTGCTGGATGCCGACATCATCTACACAGATGTATGGGCGAGCATGGGTTTTGAAGCAGAGCAGTTGGCGCGCGAAGCGGCGTTTAAGGATTATCAGGTCAATGAGGAGCTTGTAAAAGGCGCGAAGAGCGATTACCTGTTCCTGCATTGCCTGCCGGCCCACCGTGAGGAAGAAGTCAGCACAGGCATCATTGACGGTCCGAACTCGGTTATTTTTGATCAAGCTGAGAACCGCCTGCATGCCCAGAAAGCACTGATGGCCGCGTTGATGGGCTAA
- a CDS encoding aspartate aminotransferase family protein, which produces MSKLTQAEQDSLMEAQQTHTAEAGNPNTAKKKLSSIFPSYARYDLSLVKGKGSWVWDDKGNKYLDFTCGLAVTSLGHAPEKVGAKLKEQIDTLWHVSNLFHIPGQDKVAELLTDNSCADQVFFCNSGAEANEAAIKLARRYHQKVKGADRYEVITFEQSFHGRTLATLTATGQAKVKEGFLPLPAGFKTVPLYDLPALEAAIGEHTAAIMIEMILAEGGVLVVEPEFLHAVAQLCKDHGLLLIVDEVQTGMGRTGKLFAHQHYDLEPDIFTLAKGVASGFPAGVMLGKGYLREAFSPGSHATTFGGTPLAAAVMAATIETMLEDKLPQRAAEMGEYLTGLLKEKLADCSFVIDIRGKGLLIGIECQTPVSDIVLAGQKRGLLFVNAGPNVLRLLPNLYVSKEEIDQAVDILSELIHTYAKQANGEASS; this is translated from the coding sequence ATGAGTAAGCTTACGCAAGCAGAACAGGATTCCTTGATGGAAGCACAACAGACCCACACCGCAGAAGCGGGCAATCCGAATACAGCTAAGAAGAAGCTGAGTTCGATCTTCCCCTCTTACGCTAGATATGATCTTAGTTTGGTCAAAGGCAAAGGCAGCTGGGTATGGGATGACAAGGGCAATAAATATCTCGATTTTACCTGCGGATTGGCTGTAACCAGTCTAGGTCACGCTCCGGAAAAAGTGGGTGCGAAGCTGAAGGAGCAGATTGATACGCTATGGCATGTATCGAATCTATTTCACATCCCCGGACAGGATAAGGTTGCGGAACTGCTCACAGACAACAGCTGTGCTGATCAAGTATTCTTCTGCAACAGCGGAGCAGAGGCGAATGAGGCGGCAATTAAGCTGGCGCGCCGCTACCATCAGAAGGTGAAGGGCGCTGACCGTTATGAGGTCATTACGTTCGAACAATCCTTTCACGGCCGGACACTGGCTACACTGACGGCGACTGGACAGGCCAAAGTCAAGGAAGGTTTTTTGCCGCTTCCAGCAGGTTTCAAGACTGTGCCTCTCTATGATCTTCCAGCACTGGAAGCAGCCATTGGAGAGCATACAGCAGCAATTATGATCGAGATGATCTTGGCTGAAGGCGGCGTGCTTGTGGTGGAACCGGAATTTCTGCACGCTGTAGCTCAGCTGTGTAAGGATCATGGACTGCTGCTGATCGTAGATGAAGTGCAGACAGGCATGGGCCGTACAGGCAAGCTGTTCGCACATCAGCATTATGATCTGGAGCCGGATATCTTCACACTGGCTAAAGGGGTAGCCAGCGGCTTTCCGGCTGGTGTAATGTTGGGCAAGGGATATCTGCGCGAAGCCTTCTCGCCAGGCAGCCACGCGACCACCTTCGGCGGAACGCCGCTGGCGGCAGCGGTAATGGCGGCGACAATCGAGACGATGCTTGAAGATAAGCTGCCGCAGCGCGCGGCTGAAATGGGCGAATACCTGACCGGACTGCTGAAAGAGAAGCTGGCAGATTGTTCTTTTGTTATAGATATTCGTGGCAAAGGTCTACTGATCGGGATTGAATGCCAGACACCGGTAAGTGATATCGTGCTGGCAGGACAAAAACGGGGCTTGCTGTTCGTAAACGCAGGACCTAATGTTCTTCGTTTACTTCCTAATTTATATGTTAGCAAAGAGGAGATCGACCAAGCGGTGGACATCCTTTCGGAACTCATTCATACTTATGCTAAACAAGCAAACGGGGAGGCAAGTTCATGA
- a CDS encoding argininosuccinate synthase, giving the protein MAKEKIVLAYSGGLDTSVILKWLKETYDAEIIAFTADIGQKEELDGLEEKALATGASKVYIDDLRDEFANDFIYPMFQAGAQYEGQYLLGTSIARPLIAKRMVEIAIAEGATAIAHGATGKGNDQVRFELGAAALAPNIKVIAPWRLEEFRNQFPGRAEMIAYAEANGIPVQASAAKPYSMDRNLLHISYESGVLEDPWFDPSAPENKEMFLLSNAPEDAPDQSEYLELDFLKGDCVALNGIALTPLQVMEKLNELGGKHGIGRVDMVENRFVGMKSRGVYETPGGTILFTAHRKMESITMDREVMNLRDSLITRYSTLVYNGFWFAPERLALQALVTESQNNVTGTVRLKLYKGNIIGAGVKSPVSLYNPDIATMEADPTQAYDQGDATGFIRLNALRLKVSAGVAESAK; this is encoded by the coding sequence ATGGCTAAAGAGAAAATTGTACTCGCCTATTCTGGAGGGTTGGATACGTCGGTCATTCTGAAATGGCTGAAAGAAACTTATGATGCGGAGATTATTGCCTTCACAGCCGATATCGGCCAGAAGGAAGAGCTGGACGGCTTGGAGGAAAAAGCGCTCGCTACCGGCGCGTCGAAGGTATATATCGACGACCTGCGCGATGAGTTCGCGAATGACTTCATCTACCCGATGTTCCAAGCGGGCGCACAGTATGAAGGTCAGTATCTGCTCGGCACTAGTATCGCGCGTCCGTTGATCGCCAAACGTATGGTTGAAATCGCCATCGCCGAAGGTGCAACAGCTATCGCGCATGGCGCGACTGGCAAAGGCAACGACCAAGTGCGTTTTGAGCTTGGCGCCGCGGCACTTGCTCCGAATATCAAGGTGATCGCACCTTGGCGTCTTGAGGAATTCCGCAATCAATTCCCAGGCCGTGCAGAAATGATCGCCTACGCGGAAGCGAACGGCATTCCGGTACAAGCCTCAGCGGCGAAGCCGTATTCGATGGACCGCAATCTGTTACATATCAGCTACGAGAGCGGCGTGCTGGAAGATCCTTGGTTTGATCCAAGCGCTCCGGAGAACAAAGAAATGTTCCTGCTGAGTAATGCCCCTGAGGATGCTCCGGATCAATCCGAATATTTGGAGCTGGATTTCCTGAAGGGCGATTGTGTAGCGCTGAATGGTATAGCTTTAACTCCGCTACAGGTGATGGAGAAATTGAATGAGCTGGGCGGCAAGCATGGTATTGGCCGGGTCGATATGGTGGAGAACCGTTTTGTCGGTATGAAGAGCCGCGGCGTGTATGAAACTCCGGGTGGAACGATCCTGTTCACAGCTCATCGCAAAATGGAGTCCATTACGATGGACCGTGAGGTAATGAACCTGCGCGACAGCTTGATTACCCGTTACAGTACCTTAGTGTATAATGGCTTCTGGTTCGCGCCTGAGCGTCTTGCACTGCAAGCTCTTGTAACAGAGAGCCAGAACAACGTAACCGGCACCGTGCGCCTAAAGCTGTACAAAGGCAACATCATTGGCGCTGGTGTAAAGAGTCCAGTCAGCCTGTATAACCCGGATATCGCCACCATGGAAGCTGATCCGACACAAGCCTATGACCAAGGCGATGCTACAGGCTTTATTCGCTTGAATGCACTGCGTCTTAAGGTTTCGGCAGGAGTTGCGGAGTCGGCAAAGTAG
- the argJ gene encoding bifunctional glutamate N-acetyltransferase/amino-acid acetyltransferase ArgJ — translation MSEIDVYTVVEGGSITTPKGFTSGGLHCGLKKTERNDLGMIVCEVPATAAAVYTTNVFQAAPLKVTRESLANGTLRAVIVNSGNANACTGEQGEQDAYEMRAEAARFLGVAESDVAVASTGVIGELLKMDRVRSGIAGLPEKLNGGASGADDFCQAILTTDLIKKECCVKVLIGGEEVTIAGAAKGSGMIHPNMATMLGFMTTDAVIAAEDLHSLLRAATNVTFNMITVDGDTSTNDMLVTMASGLAGNETLTRLHPDWAAFAAAFTHVCQSLAKAIARDGEGATHLIEVQVNGAVHDDAAAAIAKTVVGSSLVKSAIFGADANWGRIIAAVGRAGVPVSPDRVDISLGDIEVLLQSRPVVFDEEKALVYLQKSETVLITVDLHDGSGTATAWGCDLTYDYVRINAAYRT, via the coding sequence ATGAGCGAGATTGATGTATATACCGTTGTCGAAGGCGGGAGTATTACAACACCCAAAGGCTTTACGTCCGGAGGTCTGCACTGCGGCTTGAAAAAAACAGAGCGCAACGATCTCGGTATGATTGTGTGCGAGGTTCCGGCAACGGCAGCGGCAGTGTATACGACGAATGTTTTTCAGGCGGCTCCGCTGAAGGTTACGCGAGAAAGCCTAGCTAACGGCACACTGCGTGCAGTTATTGTGAACAGCGGAAATGCCAATGCCTGCACAGGTGAACAGGGCGAACAGGATGCGTATGAGATGCGTGCTGAAGCTGCCCGTTTCTTGGGTGTAGCGGAAAGCGACGTTGCTGTGGCATCGACGGGCGTAATCGGCGAGCTGTTGAAGATGGACCGTGTTCGCAGTGGTATTGCCGGACTGCCGGAGAAATTAAACGGAGGCGCTAGCGGAGCAGATGATTTCTGCCAGGCGATCCTGACTACAGATTTGATCAAAAAAGAATGCTGCGTGAAGGTACTCATTGGCGGCGAGGAAGTTACGATTGCCGGGGCCGCCAAAGGCTCGGGAATGATTCATCCGAATATGGCGACCATGCTGGGCTTTATGACGACTGATGCGGTCATTGCAGCAGAAGATCTGCATAGCCTGTTGCGGGCAGCGACGAATGTTACTTTTAATATGATCACTGTAGATGGGGATACGAGCACCAATGATATGCTGGTTACGATGGCAAGTGGGCTTGCCGGCAATGAGACATTGACCAGGCTTCATCCGGATTGGGCTGCTTTTGCGGCTGCGTTCACGCATGTCTGCCAGAGTCTCGCTAAAGCGATTGCCCGTGATGGAGAAGGTGCGACTCATCTAATCGAGGTTCAAGTGAATGGTGCAGTGCATGACGATGCGGCGGCAGCTATTGCCAAGACGGTTGTCGGTTCTAGTCTTGTGAAGTCAGCCATATTCGGCGCGGATGCGAACTGGGGACGAATCATTGCTGCAGTTGGACGCGCGGGAGTTCCGGTATCTCCGGACCGGGTAGATATTTCGCTCGGCGATATTGAGGTGCTGCTGCAGTCGCGGCCGGTTGTTTTTGATGAAGAGAAGGCCTTGGTCTATTTACAAAAAAGTGAAACGGTGCTCATTACAGTAGATTTGCATGACGGAAGTGGAACGGCAACAGCTTGGGGCTGTGACCTCACTTATGATTATGTGCGTATCAATGCTGCATACCGTACCTGA